Sequence from the Miscanthus floridulus cultivar M001 chromosome 16, ASM1932011v1, whole genome shotgun sequence genome:
GAGTAGAGAGAGGGGATTTGAAAGCCATGGAACAGTAACTGGACTCGTGCTATTTCTGGGCCAATTTAGGCCCAACAGTTTTCTTGTTTCTATTTCTCCCCGTCTCGCACAGAACAACGGAGTATAAAATCCTTCTCAGAGAGAAGCATAGcaattttagttttagttttaatAATAATATTAAAATAACATACTTGGAAGCAGCAACGAAACAATAATGACCAAGCAAAAAAAATTGGACAATGGATGGAAGTCGAGCTTTCAAGATCACAGACGGTTAACAGGCTAGAGCTTCACCACTGATCGAGAAGAAGCTTCTGCGATGCAGCAAAAATGGCAAAAAACCAGGCAATCAAGTAACAATCCACAAGCCATGTACGAACTGAACACAATGTATTACATATAGGCTTACAGGCGTAATGCCGTAGTCAGGATTGCGCGCTTCGTGCAATCTAGATGTACATACAGGCTGCCAAGGCTGTAGTGTTCAGATGTCAATATGGCCAAACCACGCTAGCCTCAACAAGTTCCAAAGACCAATGTGGCACACTCACAACAAAAGCTTCAGGAAAACAGGTGGCGACAGATCTAATACACTAGCTAAGCTACAGTGACTGATACCGCGGTACAGGCAGTTCCAAGAATGTTGCGATTTGAGGCATCGGATACGGTTACTTGGCAGCTGGAGAACAGAACTCATGCCTCTTCCACTTGCTCTTCCTCTTCCTGGAGAAGGTTCTCCCTGTTGTCATGGGCCCAGAAGCCACGCACATCTATAAGCATGCTGGCGATAGTCCCGCCTTGCTTGCAAGAAAGAAGATCTGACAGCGAGATCCTGAGAGGATCTGCGGGCTTCACCATGTCCCAGATTTCATCCCTCACATCTTCTATGCAAAGCTCATAGTTCCCGCCCTCAATCCATTTCTGGTGTACGTCTCTGTAAACATGGAAAGGGTTGCATGAGAAACATGAATGGTCATATTACTGATGTCATGGGGCACATCATAGGATAAGTTCAATACATAAGACTCCGCTAGCATAGTGTTGTAAGAATTTAGAGCACTActtgaaaacatattttgaagaCTATTGAGAAATAAGAAAGTATCAGAAAATGAGATCAAATATCTTAGTTGACTAACTTGTTGTATTGAGCATTTTCTAGTATCAGCTATTAGTTGAAACTATTTTTAATCAACGAATCACAGTAAAATATTACTGGATTTAGTAAATACACATTTAGCTAGTTAGATTGCATAAAAGCTAAACAGCAACCGAACAGCCCCTGTTCAAGCCTTCTGGGATAATACTTGTCAGTCACATCCCACGTGTTGCCTAACAACATTGCAATTTGCAACTGGTgactaaagggcgtacccagtgcagagagctcccgcgctgtgcggggtctgggaaagggtgttAGTAAAATTAAATTACTGGTGACTAAAATTAAATTAAAAAGAGAATAAAATTGAGGATGCCTTGTAGCTGTGCGTGCAAAAGGAGAAAAACAGAAGTACAAAACAGTATCTGGTGGCTAGAGATTAACTATTGAAGCAACTGATATACTGCCTGTTAAGGCCAGCAGAACAGACTAAAAGTTCAGCAAGCACAAAAAATGACAGATTCAATCTAGGAAGATGGCATCAGGTAGGAATGTTAACTCTAACAGCCTCCTTTCTTTTCTTCCAGAGTACAGGTGCTTCCCAAAATAAGAATTGAACAGAACCCAAAGCTTTGTACTTCACAGTACTATTGAACACaaatttcaatattttttttattgttaTACAAGTAAATCCATAATGATGACAGGCTGCCTCTAGGCAGCTTGAAATAACAGAAATAGGTAATGCAACTGAGTCGACGAAAGTAAGTTTCAAGCCAACCTCATGTAGTTTAAGAGTCAGTCCTTTTTCCCCTCTTTTATTATTAGGCAGGTAGATTTCCACAAAAATACAAATAACAAAGTAGAGCATCGCAATGGAGCAAGTCAAACCAAAGTTCATTCGGTACTGCTTTCAAGCCAAATAGATTGATCACAAGGGTATCAATtttcaaatttaagtttgaaatGGTATGCTAAAACACTTTAAAGAGGCcatcagaagaaaaaaaaaaggtgggGGGCCTGCATCCGCATGTCCATGACTATGAACAAGTAGATCTATCATCAGACTAGAAACAGCCATAAGAATCCAATAACAAATTAACAATACAGTGTAAATTAGTGCATACATAATTACATACCTAAATAGAGTATGGATATCTGCAGTTGTAAGGAATCCCCTTCCATTAAGATCAAGGCATCTAAATAAATATGTCAAGCCTTCAGGGGTATCTTTGTTTTCTAGAGCCAAAACAAAATCAAGAAAGCTTTCAAAGTCCATCTCACGACTGTTTACAACTCCAACTTTGCTCCGGCGGACATGCTCATCAAAAACTGAAAAACACAACCACATTGTTGTTATGTATTCACGAACAAACTCTCAAAGACAGTTCATGAGCTATGCCTAGAGACACTAGTTTTGGGACAGCAACATAAGTATAAAAATGTCAGTGGTAGAGTTTAACCTCTTTCAATGAAAATCTCAGTCAATGTGCCATCTGCATATTCCTTGAGCTCTTGTTTGCTCAGTGTACCATTCGTATCCTTATCCAGTGCAAGAAACATGTCTGTACAGGCATGAGGTAAAAATCAAACACAGACCATACACCACATTAGAATGGTAGGTAGATGATACATTTCAAATCCACAGGGCAAAACAACTATTTACGAGAATTCCAGCCGACATACCACATATGCGCTGAGCTGAAGTTAAGGAAAACCAATTTTCTGCCTGCTCAGTATCGGTTACCTCTTCCTCACTCTCCTGAAAATACAAGTGATTATAATCATCAAAATGGACAAATCCCCAAAACCTTGTGCAACTCGAGTATGCAGCAACATTACACTATAGAAATACCAAGATTCTCAAGTTCACCACATTGAACAGtgcaaaaatatatttaaaaAGTACCTGATGCAGTTCCATTAGCTCCTGAAGACAATTACTCAGCAACACTTTCTTTATGCATGCTTTCCCTGCAAGCATAAACAGTATAATGCAGCATAGGCAATTAATCTCAGAATGTTGTTTTGGATATAAATCCACTGTATAAGTCTAGTTCTTTTTTTTATACCCCGTCTGTGTGGATCGCAGAAGAAAAAGAACTTGCGTGCAGCTATGCGGCAGTACATCTGAACAAATGCAGTGGGCATGTCACGCAATTGTGCCAAATTGGGGATGAGTCCTCTAATATATGCTTCCATTTCCTATGAAAATAAATGAGTGAGTCCTCTTATACATGCATCCATTTCCTACAAGAACAATTAGGGCATAAAAAACACTTCTAAGGCGCAAAGTATCATCGACATGTCCTGGGTGTCCTTACATGAGGCTGAAGGAAACCATCAGAATCCTCATCAAGCTCACTCATATCAATTCTTGCTTGAGTAAGAGAAACCTGAAGAAGCACCAGTAAGCAAATGATCAGTATATAGCACCATAATTTGCGCAATTAGATTCTAAGGTCTAGCCTGACAGTTATTTAGACAAACTTACGAAACAGAATAAGTAATGGAGCAAAATTCTTCAGATCCGAATATAGAATGGAATCGCTGACAATGTGGGTTTTAACGAACCCACAATTTATTAGATAAAAATGAAGCAAGTGGGACAAAACTAGCTAGCAATTTTAACTAATAACTACTCTTTCTTGAATAAAAATAACTCACTGTTCGCATAACATAAAGATAAAATGGTAGGATAGCAATCCTCCCAGAAtcatccttctcaaacttcatgaAGTTTGAAGGGCTGAAGAAACGTTTGCATTTCTGACCAATCTGCTCCGTGCAGACTGTGGCAATATGGCAGAAATCTTCATAATTCATCTGCAGTATTCCAGAAAGAAGTAAGAAAGGGAGATATAATAATAAAAACAGTGCTACATAAACAGCTAAACAAACATAAATGGAGATCACACATGTAGCTGTTAGCGGTGAGCTGGTGAGGCCAGAACAAAACTAGTATGCCGATATTCAAACATGCAACAAGAGCTAAGGGTTTACAAATGGATGCGATGCAACATACCTGTATCAAAAAAGAATCATACCTTTTCAGCACCAGTAGCGTCGTCAATAACACAATTTTCTCTGAGACAAACCCACATGGCATCAAGATCATCAGCATTCAGCAGCAGCTCTGATTGTTTCTGTAATTGGTTTTGAAAAGCTCCCATAAGGCACAAATCATGAAAAGGAAAATACCAACGAAATAAAGCTTAGCATGTCACTAGCTGATGTTACCTTTAGAAACCTGTACTTGGCCAACCTCTGAACTCTAGAGCTAATGGATCCTTCTTCAGGTTTCTGGACACAAGATGGAGACTAGTTTAGTATCCACAACTAAGGTGTTAGATTCTACAAAATAGAACCAAGTGTAATTACTGAGGGAACCCAAAAGAAATTTCTACCCTCTATTGAGGTAGCTAGAGCTCCAACTGTTGTGTTTTAGTTAAGCTGTAAGTTTCATCTTAAGAGTACAAATATAAAAGGACAAGAACAGTCAGCAAACTGAATCATGCACCTTCTTGTAAAAACTTGGGATGGATCCAGCTTCAGCACTCTTCCGCTGGCGCTCCTTGAAAATCTCAAGCAATATCCTTTTAGTCTCCAGTTCTGCAAATTGTGCGTATAGAACAAATCATGAGTGTAGTGCGAAATGTATATGTTGACAACAAAAGAACCACCAGAGTCTAATGTACCATTTTATTTTAAGCTTGTTTCCAAAGAGAACATGCTAGTTTTTTTGTATCACTTTCCTGCACCCGTGAGCAAGGAACTACCAAACTACTTTAATTCACTAATTGTGATAAACTACAAAAGAAAAAGGGTGCTAGTTCTTCGTACAGGTGCAGTGACAGAGTACTAGCACTCAGCCCACTGTCCTGATTACAGGTATCCCCATATCATCGAATTACTGAGTATAGGTGCAAACTCAAACAGCACACATCCAAAATCTATAGCCTCCCTAAACGTCACTACCTCTTCAGAGAGCACCATTCTCTTCCCCCAATGAATCGTCACCAAAATCAACAGCTGCAAATCAGCATCCAACTTTTCCAGGTACCCGTGTGGCTGCATTACATCACCATAAATCCTATGGTGCACAGATCCCATCCTCCTACCACGCGCATTTCAAACTGGGGCGGATGTAAACCCTAGTCCTAGCACCTAACCACCACCACCTCGAATAGAGGCACTGACCCATGAGGGCCTCGGATCCGAGGCCGGCGCCCGTGCCGACGAAGCGGCGGAGGTTGCGGACCCACGGCATGGACGAGGCGGGCGGGATCCGCCTCCCGGCGGGCGCCGACGCAGCGGCCGCCGCAGAGGAGACCCCGTCGCCGCCGGCGTCCGCGCCGTCGCCGGAGGCGGTGCTCATCCCGGCCGCGGTGGTGGATCGGGTGCTCTCGGGGCGGGCGCGTGGAGCAGTGAGTGAAACGGGCCTCTGGGCGGAACAGGGTGGCCCGACGCGGTCCGGTTTGGCAGCACTCGGGTTGCTCCGTGGGCGCGTGTGGGCGGACGGCACCAGAGACCCCCTGAGAAAAcggaaaatgagaaggacaaaaAGATGTTGATCGGCGACTATACAAGATCGAGATTTGAAATTTGAAACGCGACGATTTTTGCATCAGCATTTGGCTGTGGGACAAGATGTTGATCGGCGACTATACAAGATCAGCACGAAATTTTTGCGTCAACATTTCCCTGAGAAGaacggaaaaagaaaaggaacacaAAAGGTACTAACAGAAAAGGACAATTTATCAATTTGTATCATGATAGACTTAATCGTCATTTATAACGATGAGTATAATGCTCATGCTAACGCCACGGTTTTATCTTAGAgatgcacatgaaaacaaccaatgtttTTTTTCATAATTTAACTTTTACACAATTATATTTGAGCATGTATACAATCCGGAAAACACTTTTGCATAAGAAAACGTAGTAAAGTTATTTCTCATATTAACATCTAAGTTACATTCTGTCTAAGTCCTTAATCATGACATGGAGATCTTCACGAAAGCTGTCAAAACATTCGTTTGCACAGCTCTTTAGAACGTCCGACAATAATCCCATCCTCAATGAAGTTGATAGCTATGCATGGCAGATAATAAGTGAAGTTATTAATTTCCTATGTAGTGTACGGAATATAGTTAGAGAATATATGCTTACAGTGTTGATTTGTGGCAATCTTACACCATCCCATGACTTCATGAAATAGTATACAAGGAAGCCTCCAAATTTTCTGGAGAAAAGCATTTGTTTATTTGTTGTACATAAATCAAATAACTATTTTGTGATAAGAAAGATGAAACATGTTATAAGTGATTACCGGTCTTTATTTTTTAGAACTTTTGGAACGCATGTAGGGAATTCTCGCTTCCAGTAATAAATATTGACGTTCCACTTAGAATTTGTCAGTTTCATGGCGAGCCTGAACCTTTTAGTAATAGTGTGAAATATAGCTATATATGGCATGCTTTGATCATAACCCTTGTAACATACATCATCTAGGAGTGGGTCCATAATGTGCTCAATTTTATTTTGCATGTCTATTATGAATAAAGTATATAGTCCATCTCAATAATATGGCAGTAGAATCTAAAAACATACACACATGCTAAATAAAATATAGTACAAAATATAAAGGAGTACAGAGAACATATCTTATATTGCTACAATCTTTAATTTTGTACTCCCGTCAGGCCAGCACTCAAGCACTTTTGCTAGTTTCTTGTGGTCTAGCTTATCACAACATCGCGGATCTCGTCCAAACTGAGTTATGGAAGATTGATTTGCAAAATTTATAAATTgattaattatacaattataGATATTATAATTATTTGATGAATTATACGATTAAGAATTAGATCAACTTATAGCAAACTGGAGGTACATGAAGTGGTATTTTTGTTTCTTGAACAACAAGGGTTCGTTCCACGCAGCCATCCGAACAGCCATATTAAAGCAATCATGATCCATCTCTCTATTCTCATCTAAAATATCTCTAATTTTTTCTGAGACTTAAAGAAATTAGGTATGGTTGTGTGCTTCAGACCCACTTTTTGCTAAAAAACATGGACAAGGAACAAATTGCTTATTCTAGCACGGATAATGGAaatatctaaattagaacaaaataattttcttTAGAATGACTTACTCCAAAGGTTCAGCATCGGCCATCAAATGGATGTTTGCGCAAATTGCAGGCAATAGGTCTTTCTTGTTTGTCCATGTTATTGTACCCCGACAGTAAATTAGATATTCTCTACTATGTAACCCTCTCGCTATGTTTAACGGGGAGTTATACAAGATCGCAGGTAGCTTGACCCTAAAGTTACTTATAGGGTCTTGAAAATATGAGGATGTCCTGATATATTAACCAGCCCAAAAAATGACTATATTTAGAAATATTCCTATGAAATTATCTGAGTTACATGGTCAGATAAAAGTAGTTCTAGTCCAATACTCCATAAAATTAATCATCTATAAACCACAACTTACACTGTGCAatattgaaaaaaataaaaatatgagTGATATAGATGTTGCTGGTACGTCAATGGCATATACACGACAAGTTAGATGATTTTTTACCCATCGGTTTGCACTTTTTTTATGATCTTATATATTTTTGGTCAAGATGCCACTTCGATACCCTTTATCTATATTTTTGGTTCAG
This genomic interval carries:
- the LOC136512268 gene encoding probable serine/threonine-protein phosphatase 2A regulatory subunit B'' subunit TON2, with the protein product MSTASGDGADAGGDGVSSAAAAASAPAGRRIPPASSMPWVRNLRRFVGTGAGLGSEALMELETKRILLEIFKERQRKSAEAGSIPSFYKKKPEEGSISSRVQRLAKYRFLKKQSELLLNADDLDAMWVCLRENCVIDDATGAEKMNYEDFCHIATVCTEQIGQKCKRFFSPSNFMKFEKDDSGRIAILPFYLYVMRTVSLTQARIDMSELDEDSDGFLQPHEMEAYIRGLIPNLAQLRDMPTAFVQMYCRIAARKFFFFCDPHRRGKACIKKVLLSNCLQELMELHQESEEEVTDTEQAENWFSLTSAQRICDMFLALDKDTNGTLSKQELKEYADGTLTEIFIERVFDEHVRRSKVGVVNSREMDFESFLDFVLALENKDTPEGLTYLFRCLDLNGRGFLTTADIHTLFRDVHQKWIEGGNYELCIEDVRDEIWDMVKPADPLRISLSDLLSCKQGGTIASMLIDVRGFWAHDNRENLLQEEEEQVEEA